One region of Wyeomyia smithii strain HCP4-BCI-WySm-NY-G18 chromosome 3, ASM2978416v1, whole genome shotgun sequence genomic DNA includes:
- the LOC129727969 gene encoding probable zinc transporter protein DDB_G0282067, whose protein sequence is MVTVRVIFLVVVVCCAFSIVRARPHGKEEEWKHGGGKEHHSEEHSSHGEKGDKGYKHDEEHEEGKKGHHDEEGHKKKYHDEGGHKKKHHDEGGYHKESKKGEKGEKGHKFEESGSFKKGHSTKGHHEIHKLDEFKKEKKFFDEDHDEAFDEKFGDFKEEHGYKKGGHEKKGHKKSGHHHDHYGKKGHKKKGSHHHDHVGHKDEHGHDEHWSHKEHFGKKGGKDHHKKWGHKKGHH, encoded by the coding sequence ATGGTGACTGTGCGAGTGATTTTTCTAGTCGTGGTTGTCTGTTGTGCGTTTTCGATAGTGCGGGCGAGGCCACACGGCAAGGAAGAAGAGTGGAAACATGGTGGTGGAAAGGAGCATCACTCGGAAGAACACTCATCGCACGGTGAAAAAGGAGACAAAGGATACAAACACGACGAGGAGCACGAGGAGGGCAAAAAAGGTCACCACGACGAGGAGGGCCACAAGAAGAAATATCATGACGAGGGTGGTCACAAGAAGAAACATCACGATGAGGGTGGGTACCACAAGGAGAGCAAAAAAGGCGAAAAGGGTGAAAAGGGGCACAAGTTTGAGGAGAGCGGAAGCTTTAAGAAGGGACATTCCACCAAGGGACATCACGAGATACACAAACTAGACGAGTTCAAGAAAGAgaagaaatttttcgatgaagATCATGATGAAGCGTTTGATGAGAAGTTTGGCGATTTCAAGGAAGAGCATGGCTATAAGAAGGGTGGTCATGAGAAGAAGGGCCATAAGAAATCTGGCCACCATCACGATCACTACGGCAAAAAGGGACACAAGAAGAAGGGATCACACCACCACGATCATGTAGGCCACAAGGACGAACATGGGCACGACGAGCACTGGAGCCACAAGGAGCATTTTGGCAAAAAAGGAGGCAAGGACCATCATAAAAAGTGGGGacacaaaaaaggtcatcattGA